A region of the Pseudoliparis swirei isolate HS2019 ecotype Mariana Trench chromosome 21, NWPU_hadal_v1, whole genome shotgun sequence genome:
cccgtgtgtgtgtccgcccaCTTGTAGCAGACTGCCGCTCGCCATAAGGGATTTCCTGCACAACATCTATCGCTCAGCAAATATGAGGAGGCCTGTGAGGAGGCCTGTGAGGAGGCCTGTGAGGAGGCTTGTGAGGAGGCCTGTGAGGAGGCTTGTGAGGAGGCCTGTGAGGAGGCCTGTGAGGAGGCTTGTGAGGAGGCCTGTGAGGAGGCATGTGAGGAGGCTTGTGAGGAGGCCTGTGAGGAGGCCTGTGAGGAGGCCTGTGAGGAGGCATGTGAGGAGGCTTGTGAGGAGGCCTGTGAGGAGGCATGTGAGGAGGCCTGTGAGGAGGCCTGTGAGGAGGCCTGTGAGGAGGCATGTGAGGAGGCTTGTGAGGAGGCCTGTGAGGAGGCCTGTGAGGAGGCTTGTGAGGAGGCCTGTGAGGAGGCCTGTGAGGAGGCTTGTGAAGAGGCCTGTGAGGAGGCTTGTGAGGAGGCTTGTGAGGAGGCCTGTGAGGAGGCTTGTGAGGAGGCTTGTGAGGAGGCCTGTGAGGAGGCATGTGAGGAGGCC
Encoded here:
- the LOC130212149 gene encoding axoneme-associated protein mst101(3)-like translates to MFVLFQTAARHKGFPAQHLSLSKYEEACEEACEEACEEACEEACEEACEEACEEACEEACEEACEEACEEACEEACEEACEEACEEACEEACEEACEEACEEACEEACEEACEEACEEACEEACEEACEEACEEACEEACEEACEEACEEACEEACEEACEEACEEACEEACEEACEEACEEACEEACEEACEEACEEACEEACEEACEEACEEACEEACEEACEEACEEACEEACEEACEEACEEACEEACEEACEEACEEA